From Etheostoma cragini isolate CJK2018 chromosome 17, CSU_Ecrag_1.0, whole genome shotgun sequence, one genomic window encodes:
- the ubtd1a gene encoding ubiquitin domain-containing protein 1a isoform X3, protein MGVPNSREYNYYHAPTSPFRILLKRRNEPLKKERPKWKSEYPMMEGQLRSKRDEFWDTAPAFDGRKEIWDALRAAALAAECNDLELAQAIVDGACITLPHGSLTESYDELGNCYQLPAYTLAPPVNLISETSSENKVSESTQKQAQPPPCRQEFQLRVRLSTGNDVRLTASMADSIADLKKQLEEREEIEVNRQRWFFSGKLLTDKTRLQDAKIQKDFVVQVIVNINPQVIAN, encoded by the exons ATGGGAGTACCAAACTCCAGGGAATACAACTACTATCACGCTCCAACCTCACCCTTTAGGATTTTGCTGAAAA ggCGCAATGAGCCACTAAAAAAGGAGCGTCCAAAGTGGAAGAGTGAGTACCCAATGATGGAGGGCCAGCTGAGGAGTAAAAGGGATGAGTTTTGGGATACGGCTCCCGCCTTTGATGGACGCAAAGAGATCTGGGATGCACTCAGAGCAGCAGCCCTGGCTGCAGAGTGCAATGACCTGGAGCTAGCACAGGCTATAGTGGATGGAGCCTGCATCACTCTGCCACATG GCTCTCTCACAGAGAGTTATGATGAACTGGGTAACTGCTACCAACTCCCAGCCTACACTTTAGCCCCGCCTGTCAACCTCATCTCTGAAACGTCCAGTGAGAACAAAGTCTCTGAGTCCACACAGAAACAAGCTCAACCCCCTCCCTGCAGACAAGAGTTCCAGCTGCGGGTGCGATTGTCAACAG gaaatgatGTGCGTCTGACAGCCAGCATGGCGGACTCCATCGCTGATCTAAAGAAACAGTTGGAAGAACGGGAAGAAATTGAGGTGAACCGCCAGAGGTGGTTCTTTTCCGGGAAGCTCCTGACTGATAAGACTCGTCTTCAAGACGCCAAGATCCAAAAAGACTTTGTCGTTCAAGTGATTGTCAATATAAACCCACAAGTTATTGCTAACTGA
- the ubtd1a gene encoding ubiquitin domain-containing protein 1a isoform X1: MWQANCRRMHNLADWISGTVMGGCVGRSRMDGQGSARSSTRTKKRGGRNEPLKKERPKWKSEYPMMEGQLRSKRDEFWDTAPAFDGRKEIWDALRAAALAAECNDLELAQAIVDGACITLPHGSLTESYDELGNCYQLPAYTLAPPVNLISETSSENKVSESTQKQAQPPPCRQEFQLRVRLSTGNDVRLTASMADSIADLKKQLEEREEIEVNRQRWFFSGKLLTDKTRLQDAKIQKDFVVQVIVNINPQVIAN; encoded by the exons ATGTGGCAAGCAAACTGCAGACGAATGCATAATTTAGCAGACTGGATTTCCG GGACAGTGATGGGAGGCTGTGTTGGGAGGAGTAGGATGGATGGACAAGGGAGTGCCCGAAGCTCGACCAGAACTAAAAAACGTGGAG ggCGCAATGAGCCACTAAAAAAGGAGCGTCCAAAGTGGAAGAGTGAGTACCCAATGATGGAGGGCCAGCTGAGGAGTAAAAGGGATGAGTTTTGGGATACGGCTCCCGCCTTTGATGGACGCAAAGAGATCTGGGATGCACTCAGAGCAGCAGCCCTGGCTGCAGAGTGCAATGACCTGGAGCTAGCACAGGCTATAGTGGATGGAGCCTGCATCACTCTGCCACATG GCTCTCTCACAGAGAGTTATGATGAACTGGGTAACTGCTACCAACTCCCAGCCTACACTTTAGCCCCGCCTGTCAACCTCATCTCTGAAACGTCCAGTGAGAACAAAGTCTCTGAGTCCACACAGAAACAAGCTCAACCCCCTCCCTGCAGACAAGAGTTCCAGCTGCGGGTGCGATTGTCAACAG gaaatgatGTGCGTCTGACAGCCAGCATGGCGGACTCCATCGCTGATCTAAAGAAACAGTTGGAAGAACGGGAAGAAATTGAGGTGAACCGCCAGAGGTGGTTCTTTTCCGGGAAGCTCCTGACTGATAAGACTCGTCTTCAAGACGCCAAGATCCAAAAAGACTTTGTCGTTCAAGTGATTGTCAATATAAACCCACAAGTTATTGCTAACTGA
- the ubtd1a gene encoding ubiquitin domain-containing protein 1a isoform X2, translating to MGGCVGRSRMDGQGSARSSTRTKKRGGRNEPLKKERPKWKSEYPMMEGQLRSKRDEFWDTAPAFDGRKEIWDALRAAALAAECNDLELAQAIVDGACITLPHGSLTESYDELGNCYQLPAYTLAPPVNLISETSSENKVSESTQKQAQPPPCRQEFQLRVRLSTGNDVRLTASMADSIADLKKQLEEREEIEVNRQRWFFSGKLLTDKTRLQDAKIQKDFVVQVIVNINPQVIAN from the exons ATGGGAGGCTGTGTTGGGAGGAGTAGGATGGATGGACAAGGGAGTGCCCGAAGCTCGACCAGAACTAAAAAACGTGGAG ggCGCAATGAGCCACTAAAAAAGGAGCGTCCAAAGTGGAAGAGTGAGTACCCAATGATGGAGGGCCAGCTGAGGAGTAAAAGGGATGAGTTTTGGGATACGGCTCCCGCCTTTGATGGACGCAAAGAGATCTGGGATGCACTCAGAGCAGCAGCCCTGGCTGCAGAGTGCAATGACCTGGAGCTAGCACAGGCTATAGTGGATGGAGCCTGCATCACTCTGCCACATG GCTCTCTCACAGAGAGTTATGATGAACTGGGTAACTGCTACCAACTCCCAGCCTACACTTTAGCCCCGCCTGTCAACCTCATCTCTGAAACGTCCAGTGAGAACAAAGTCTCTGAGTCCACACAGAAACAAGCTCAACCCCCTCCCTGCAGACAAGAGTTCCAGCTGCGGGTGCGATTGTCAACAG gaaatgatGTGCGTCTGACAGCCAGCATGGCGGACTCCATCGCTGATCTAAAGAAACAGTTGGAAGAACGGGAAGAAATTGAGGTGAACCGCCAGAGGTGGTTCTTTTCCGGGAAGCTCCTGACTGATAAGACTCGTCTTCAAGACGCCAAGATCCAAAAAGACTTTGTCGTTCAAGTGATTGTCAATATAAACCCACAAGTTATTGCTAACTGA